A single region of the Halobacterium wangiae genome encodes:
- a CDS encoding TIGR04347 family pseudo-SAM/SPASM protein, with the protein MISVSKLLCGLDAESDGLRYDAADESSEEQITEDLQRRPVVVWNLTKQCNLYCSHCYAAADTETAPGELSTAEGKALLDDLADFGVPVVLFSGGEPLVRDDVEELVAYAADRGIRPVLSTNGTLLTEERAASLRDAGLQYAGVSVDGLPERNDAFRGQEGAFDRAVRGIENSLDAGLKTGLRYTITEANAPDLPDVVDLLHDVGVDRFCFYHLDYGGRGAEIADVDLSPADTREAVRTVCDLTREYHAQGEEIETLLVGNYADAGFLVEYAESELGSERARDIHRYLEANGGDPTGERIADVDYQGNVHLTQFWQGYSLGNVRDRSFGDIWTDETNPLLAGLREREHRLGRRCQNCQYQPVCRGGSRLRALSAGGPFAPDPKCYLTEDERRPGHSRGDATAD; encoded by the coding sequence GTGATCTCGGTCAGCAAACTGCTCTGCGGGCTGGACGCCGAGAGCGACGGTCTGCGGTACGACGCCGCCGACGAGTCCAGCGAGGAGCAGATCACCGAGGACCTCCAGCGCCGGCCTGTCGTCGTCTGGAACCTCACGAAGCAGTGCAACCTCTACTGCTCGCACTGCTACGCGGCCGCCGACACGGAGACCGCACCGGGTGAGCTCTCCACCGCCGAGGGGAAGGCGCTGCTCGACGACCTTGCCGACTTCGGCGTCCCGGTGGTGCTGTTCTCGGGTGGTGAACCGCTCGTCCGCGACGACGTCGAGGAACTCGTCGCCTACGCCGCCGACCGGGGCATCCGGCCGGTGCTGTCGACCAACGGGACGCTGCTCACCGAGGAGCGCGCCGCCAGCCTCCGGGACGCCGGCCTGCAGTACGCGGGCGTCTCCGTAGACGGCCTCCCCGAGCGCAACGACGCCTTCCGGGGCCAGGAGGGTGCCTTCGACCGGGCCGTCCGCGGCATCGAGAACAGCCTCGACGCCGGCCTGAAGACCGGCCTGCGCTACACCATCACGGAGGCGAACGCCCCGGACCTGCCGGACGTCGTCGACCTGCTCCACGACGTGGGCGTCGACCGCTTCTGCTTCTACCACCTCGACTACGGCGGCCGTGGCGCGGAGATCGCGGACGTCGACCTCTCGCCTGCGGACACCCGGGAGGCCGTCCGCACCGTCTGTGACCTCACCCGCGAGTACCACGCCCAGGGCGAGGAGATCGAGACGCTGCTCGTGGGGAACTACGCCGACGCAGGCTTCCTCGTGGAGTACGCCGAGTCGGAACTCGGAAGCGAGCGGGCCCGGGACATCCACCGCTACCTGGAGGCCAACGGCGGCGACCCGACGGGCGAGCGCATCGCGGACGTCGACTACCAAGGCAACGTTCACCTGACGCAGTTCTGGCAGGGGTACAGCCTCGGGAACGTCCGCGACCGCTCGTTCGGCGACATCTGGACCGACGAGACGAACCCACTGCTAGCGGGCCTCCGGGAGCGCGAGCACCGCCTCGGTAGGCGCTGCCAGAACTGCCAGTACCAGCCCGTCTGCCGCGGCGGGTCGCGGCTTCGCGCGCTGAGCGCGGGCGGCCCGTTTGCCCCCGACCCGAAGTGCTACCTGACGGAGGACGAGCGTCGACCGGGGCACAGTCGCGGCGACGCGACCGCAGACTGA
- a CDS encoding Htur_1727 family rSAM-partnered candidate RiPP, producing the protein MDDDDRTRVLETPRSATGREWEVFVRADARGPLKHVGSVTAADADDAHERAATLFDWTATDVWLCPAEETRRYTTHRLAGGESQ; encoded by the coding sequence ATGGACGACGACGACCGAACGCGAGTGCTCGAGACCCCACGGAGCGCGACGGGCCGCGAGTGGGAGGTGTTCGTCCGGGCCGACGCGCGTGGCCCGCTGAAACACGTCGGGAGCGTCACCGCGGCGGACGCAGACGACGCCCACGAGCGCGCCGCGACGCTGTTCGACTGGACGGCGACGGACGTCTGGCTCTGTCCCGCCGAGGAGACGCGGCGGTACACCACCCACCGGCTCGCGGGAGGTGAGTCGCAGTGA
- a CDS encoding radical SAM protein: MTPVNTSERPFVLIWEVTQACELACEHCRADATPDRHPDELSTAEAKDLLDDARRFGENQLVVLSGGDPLARDDTVELVEYGTDVGLRMTVTPSGTRSLSTEAVHALADAGVRRLAVSIDGAGSEAHDSFRGEDGSFVQTVRAARAAREADVPLQVNTTVCAQTVADLPAVRDLVRELGAVLWSVFFLVPVGRGRVLDPIAPERTESVMEWLDDVANTEEFGVKTTEAPHYRRVRAQQAASSGGAGGSRRRGGITAGDGFAFVSHTGDVYPSGFLPRSAGNVGNESVVDIYRNSDLFQQLRRKDDLRGKCGACSFRHVCGGSRSRAYAATGDPMGSDPLCPHVPDSYDGPLPETLR, encoded by the coding sequence ATGACGCCAGTGAACACGAGTGAACGACCGTTCGTGCTGATCTGGGAGGTGACGCAGGCCTGCGAACTCGCCTGCGAGCACTGTCGGGCGGACGCGACCCCCGACCGCCACCCGGACGAACTCTCCACCGCGGAGGCGAAGGACCTGCTCGACGACGCGCGCCGGTTCGGCGAGAACCAGCTCGTCGTGCTCTCCGGCGGCGACCCGCTCGCCCGGGACGACACCGTCGAGCTGGTGGAGTACGGCACGGACGTCGGCCTCCGTATGACTGTCACACCGAGTGGCACGCGGTCTCTCTCGACGGAGGCCGTGCACGCGCTCGCCGACGCTGGTGTGCGGCGGCTCGCGGTGAGCATCGACGGCGCGGGCTCAGAGGCACACGACTCGTTCCGTGGGGAAGACGGTAGCTTCGTGCAGACCGTCCGCGCCGCCCGAGCGGCCCGCGAGGCGGACGTACCGCTGCAGGTCAACACGACGGTCTGTGCCCAGACCGTCGCGGACCTGCCGGCCGTCCGTGACCTCGTGCGGGAGCTCGGCGCGGTGCTATGGAGCGTCTTCTTCCTCGTCCCCGTCGGCCGCGGCCGCGTCCTCGACCCGATCGCTCCCGAGCGCACGGAGTCGGTGATGGAGTGGCTCGACGACGTCGCGAACACGGAGGAGTTCGGCGTGAAGACCACCGAGGCTCCACACTACCGCCGCGTGCGCGCCCAGCAGGCCGCGTCCAGCGGCGGAGCAGGAGGGAGTCGTCGCCGCGGCGGCATCACGGCGGGCGACGGGTTCGCCTTCGTCAGCCACACGGGCGACGTCTACCCCTCCGGGTTCCTCCCAAGGAGCGCGGGCAACGTTGGGAACGAATCAGTGGTCGACATCTACCGGAACAGCGACCTGTTCCAGCAGCTCCGCCGGAAGGACGACCTGCGCGGGAAGTGCGGGGCGTGTTCGTTCCGCCACGTCTGCGGCGGGAGTCGGTCGCGTGCGTACGCGGCTACCGGTGACCCGATGGGGAGCGACCCGCTCTGTCCACACGTCCCGGACAGCTACGACGGCCCGCTCCCCGAGACGCTGCGCTGA
- a CDS encoding multicopper oxidase domain-containing protein, with translation MRDRIGAPGTGISRREFVAATGGLGTAALAGCTAPVQSNRNQTSSTTTSAQNRDQDLPTTSPPEIVDVHEQGNQVTLKSMPAVHEAHPLDTMGGPVELPRVWAFQADDGEPSVPGPIIRTVEGEDIEVTLDNTDGMRPHTLHFHGAQKAWMDDGVPTTTGIRVDAGEKHTYTIPANVPGTHVYHCHYQTHRHIDMGMYGIFRVDPEGYEPADKEYFMTVKDWDSRLNRKMAGENVEYSPRTRSPDIFTINGKAAPRTLHPEDGSPIIVEQGDTVRIHYVNGGYMNHPLHLHNHRFQRVEKDGGVIPEAARHDMDITNIAPAERHTIEFEADSEPGIYLMHCHKVNHVMNGSYYPGGMLTGIVYKEAMDTDIFRQLMEYAGYEA, from the coding sequence ATGAGAGACCGTATTGGCGCACCCGGCACCGGAATTTCGCGGCGCGAATTCGTCGCAGCGACGGGCGGCCTGGGCACGGCCGCACTGGCTGGCTGTACCGCACCGGTCCAGTCGAACCGGAACCAGACCAGTTCGACGACCACGAGCGCACAGAACCGGGACCAGGACCTCCCGACGACGAGTCCGCCGGAGATCGTCGACGTCCACGAACAGGGTAACCAAGTCACGCTGAAGAGCATGCCCGCCGTCCACGAGGCCCACCCCCTCGACACGATGGGCGGCCCGGTGGAACTCCCGCGCGTCTGGGCGTTCCAGGCAGACGACGGCGAGCCGAGCGTTCCCGGTCCCATCATCCGGACGGTGGAGGGCGAGGACATCGAGGTCACCCTCGACAACACGGACGGGATGCGTCCGCACACGCTGCACTTCCACGGCGCGCAGAAGGCCTGGATGGACGACGGCGTGCCGACGACGACCGGTATCCGGGTGGACGCCGGCGAGAAGCACACGTACACCATCCCCGCCAACGTGCCGGGGACGCACGTCTACCACTGTCACTACCAGACCCACCGGCACATCGACATGGGGATGTACGGCATCTTCCGCGTCGACCCCGAGGGGTACGAGCCCGCGGACAAGGAGTACTTCATGACGGTGAAGGACTGGGACTCCCGGCTCAACCGGAAGATGGCGGGCGAGAACGTGGAGTACAGCCCCCGCACGCGCAGCCCGGACATCTTCACCATCAACGGGAAGGCGGCGCCGCGGACGCTCCACCCCGAGGACGGCTCCCCGATCATCGTCGAGCAGGGCGACACCGTGCGCATCCACTACGTGAACGGCGGCTACATGAACCACCCGCTGCACCTCCACAACCACCGGTTCCAGCGCGTGGAGAAGGACGGCGGCGTCATCCCGGAGGCCGCCCGCCACGACATGGACATCACGAACATCGCGCCCGCCGAGCGCCACACCATCGAGTTCGAGGCGGACTCCGAGCCCGGCATCTACCTGATGCACTGTCACAAGGTCAACCACGTGATGAACGGGAGCTACTACCCCGGCGGGATGCTGACGGGCATCGTCTACAAGGAGGCGATGGACACCGACATCTTCCGCCAGCTGATGGAGTACGCCGGCTACGAGGCCTGA